The Balaenoptera musculus isolate JJ_BM4_2016_0621 chromosome 6, mBalMus1.pri.v3, whole genome shotgun sequence nucleotide sequence AGCCTCCTTAAGAGTAGGAGGAGCTCCCGGGCCTCTGTCAGGCTCCTTAAGCCGTTCCTTTCAAGCCCTGAATGCCTGAATGTGAGCTGCCCAccaccctccccgccctcccccactCCGCAACCCCACTCCAGCGgctcgtaaaaaaaaaaaaagtttcaacaaCAACAGGCGGGACCAATAGCATCTCGAAAAGCCGGGAAAGGGGGCCGAGCAAAGGGCGAAAGAgagtggagaaaggagaaagcgGGCAGGCTCGGAGCGCGCGGGGCCAGGGCTCGGCGAGCCGGAGGAGCGTTgctaatgtttttgtttgtttgcttttccatgCATGCATAATGAGGGGGCACCGCGGCACCACGCGGGGGCTCCCGGCCCACTTTTGTATTTAAAGCCTCGCTGCGAGCGAGTCCGCAGCCAGGCTCAGCGGATCCGCTCCCCGGGCTCCTTGTCACCCGAGAAGCCGCCGCCGAGGGAAGCCCCGGAGCCGCTCTCCGGCCGCGCCGAGTTTCCCGTTCTCCCCGCGCCGCCCGAAAAGAGCTCCCCGGAGCTCGGCCGAGGCCGGGGTCGCCGcgggcggagggggaggggacgcGGGCGGCCGGGCCGCGGGAAGGCGGGCAGCGCCGGGACGCGAGCCAGGAAGCGGCGCGATGCGAGagcccgcggcggcggcggcggcggcgcggcgctGAGCCTGGGAGGAAGGAGCCGCCGCGGCCGCACAACGGATCTGCAGGCGCGGAGCAAAATGCACCCACGGCGCCGCGCGGTCCCGCAGCCCCGCCGCGACCCCGCGGCCCGCAGCCCCCCGGGGCGGCAGTGAGCGCCTCCCGCCACTGCCGGGGGCCGACCGGAGGGGTTCTCCGCGGCCTTGCACTTCTAGGAAGCCCCTGCAGTCCCAGCGAGAGCCGACCTTCTGCAAGCAGCGGGGCACCAGCCAGCGGCGCGCATGGATTTATGAAAACACTCATGCAAGAAGTTGGCAGGACTGGGGCAAACTTTTCCGCCGGCTCCGCGTCCGCCGCTCCCCGCGCCTCGTGTCCTTTCCGCTCCTCGCCCGGCGGCCGCCGCTGCCCGCGATGGTGGCAGGGCTgctgggcggcggcggcggggcccgcGGGGGGACCGTGCCGGGCGCCTGGCTGTGCCTGATGgcgctgctgcagctgctgggcTCGGCGCCGCGGGGCTCCGGGCTGGCGCACGGCCGCCGCCTCATCTGCTGGCAGGCGCTGCTGCAGTGCCAGGGGGAGCCGGAGTGCAGCTACGCCTACAACCAGTACGCCGAGGCGTGCGCGCCGGTGTTGGCGCAGCGCAGCGGGGGCGACGCGCcgggggccgccgccgccgccgccgccgccttccCGGCCTCCGCCGCGTCCTTCTCGTCGCGCTGGCGCTGCCCGAGCCACTGCATCTCGGCCCTTATTCAGCTCAACCACACGCGCCGCGGGCCCGCCTTGGAGGACTGTGACTGCGCGCAAGACGAGAACTGCAAGTCCACCAAGCGCGCCATTGAGCCGTGCCTGCCCCGGACGAGCGGCGGTGGCGCGGGCGGCCCGGGCGCGGGCGGGGTCATGGGCTGCACCGAGGCCCGGCGGCGCTGCGACCGCGACAGCCGCTGCAACCTGGCGCTCAGCCGCTACCTGACCTACTGCGGGAAGCTCTTCAACGGGCTGCGCTGCACCGACGAGTGCCGCACGGTCATCGAGGACATGCTGGCCGTACCCAAGGCGGCGCTGCTCAACGACTGTGTGTGCGACGGCCTGGAGCGGCCCATCTGCGAGTCGGTCAAAGAGAACATGGCCCGCCTGTGCTTCGGCGCCGAGCTGGGCAACGGCCCGGGCAGCAGCGGCTCGGACGGGGGCCTGGACGACTACTACGACGAGGAGTACGACGACGAGCAGCGCGCCGGGGGCGCGGGCGGCGAGCAGCCGCTGGACGACGACGACGGCGTCCCGCACCCTCCGCGCCCGGGCGGCGGCGCTGCTGCGGCGGGCGGCCGCGGGGACCTGCCATACGGGTCCGGGCGCAGGAGCAGCAGCAGCGGCTGCCGCTCGGCGCCCCGAGGCGCGTGGACCCCGCTCGCCTCcatcttgctgctgctgctgctcccgCTGCTCTTTTAACCCTCGCGCCCCCCCGCCGTCGGCCACGGGAGGGTCGGCGCCGGGGCACCTGTGACTCGGGAACAGACGGGTGGTCGGGGGTATTTTCCAAAACGTTTTCTAGGTGGTTTCTGCCTAGCCGGTCTCCCCGCCTTGACTCTTGGCACGACCCTCGCCTCCTCTCCCGAGCAGGACTTTTTGGacatcctcccctgcccccattccGGGTTCCAGACACTCCCCGCAGAAACCAGCCTAACTCCGGACCCCCGACATGAAACGGGCCTGGGGGGACAGAACCGTAGTCCTGGACTCCGAGAGAGGATGCTGACCAGTGGGGTCTTAAGAGTTTCAAGGGACTGGGTTTGGAGCAGGGGTTTTGAAGGAGGATTTATATTTGCAAAGGGGCTGTTTATTAGCGTTTCTCCTGCGAAGGGGGGAAAAAGTGCAGGTAATCGACTTTTATTGTGGCCAGTGAAGACGTTGCAGTCGTAACCGATTCATTCGTTTAGTCTTGGTATCCGCGCCCAGAAtcctgttttttggggggggggggggggggggggggggggcaggcatGAGAGGGGTTAATTTTCCTTAATTAGTTTTGGGTGATTTTTAGCCCTTGACTTTAATTTCATTGCCACCACTCTGATCTCTTAGCACATTTCTTAGGATTAAGGATCCAAAAATTCTGATCTAAACAGTTGCTAGTGGTGTTGAACAAtgcaactttttatttaaaagagcTCTGCACTGCCATCTATGAAAGCCTCTTTATGATGtttgttttgttgtcattttctttACATCAAGAAATTGTACGTACAAATATGCGGAGAATATATATTGCCTCTGCTTTTATCAGGGCGCTCACCCCTGGTACTTcgtatataaaatgtattaaaactgGGGTTTGTTACCAGTTGTTGTATTTTGtatatagaatttttataaattgtatgcttcagaaataatttattttttaaaagaaattaaaaaacttaaatcCGCATCCATGGTACACCTTTCCTCCCTGAAATGTAAAGAATCCGTTTGTCACCAGGGATCCAAAACCACAGTCCGTTGTGAAGTGTGCTCTATCTAGAACAattttgaaatgtacagtgtaTTTTATAGATTTGAAGTTAACATTCTTATTTTCAAGAGAATTTATGGACATTGTAGAAATGTATAAATGCATTTCCAAACTGCCTTAAACATTGTATTTTTAtagacattgtttttaaaaaaaagtcctatgTTTTAAGTAAAGGtggctttgtgtttttttttttttttggttatttgattttattaaaatgtgtacatcagtaaagagttttaaataatgaatatggTGTAGTTACTTGCCAGAGTTACATTGTGGTTAACCCAATAATGGGtgaggaggggagtggaggggccACTGGGAATCTATCAACCatcaactgaaattaaaatacagtacAAGACGAGA carries:
- the GAS1 gene encoding growth arrest-specific protein 1, with amino-acid sequence MVAGLLGGGGGARGGTVPGAWLCLMALLQLLGSAPRGSGLAHGRRLICWQALLQCQGEPECSYAYNQYAEACAPVLAQRSGGDAPGAAAAAAAAFPASAASFSSRWRCPSHCISALIQLNHTRRGPALEDCDCAQDENCKSTKRAIEPCLPRTSGGGAGGPGAGGVMGCTEARRRCDRDSRCNLALSRYLTYCGKLFNGLRCTDECRTVIEDMLAVPKAALLNDCVCDGLERPICESVKENMARLCFGAELGNGPGSSGSDGGLDDYYDEEYDDEQRAGGAGGEQPLDDDDGVPHPPRPGGGAAAAGGRGDLPYGSGRRSSSSGCRSAPRGAWTPLASILLLLLLPLLF